The Enterococcus rotai genome includes a window with the following:
- a CDS encoding YdbC family protein — MAQDFSYEIVEEIAVLSENTQGWRKEFNLVSWNGRPPKFDLRDWSADHEKMGKGITLTNEEFEILSKAIKSM, encoded by the coding sequence ATGGCACAAGATTTTTCATATGAAATCGTAGAAGAAATCGCAGTTTTATCGGAAAATACTCAAGGGTGGCGTAAGGAATTTAATTTAGTTAGTTGGAATGGGCGTCCGCCAAAATTTGATTTAAGAGACTGGTCGGCCGATCATGAAAAGATGGGCAAAGGGATCACCTTAACAAACGAAGAATTTGAGATATTATCTAAAGCAATAAAATCAATGTAG